The proteins below come from a single Gossypium raimondii isolate GPD5lz chromosome 2, ASM2569854v1, whole genome shotgun sequence genomic window:
- the LOC105788046 gene encoding zinc finger protein GIS2, with amino-acid sequence MSLKHHHNSNSAASAQSLSFDDIADFFSLPLDDAASTLGICTSDLKKICRENGLDRWPHRKFLAGKSVEEIKRHAARERREFAELSKAHRQSHIAVECNSTTMCWNCKEPGHLAGQFPYEPVCNMCGKMGHLAQDCLNPRLPAHDARLCNNCNKAGHFAADCTNEKACNNCHKIGHLGHDCHNKPVCNICNISGHVARQCAKSKLSSVIGGHFRDIVCRNCGQPGHISQDCVSIVICSNCGGRGHLHYECPSARMYDRSGVRRY; translated from the exons atgAGCTTAAAACATCACCATAACTCCAACTCCGCAGCATCTGCTCAATCTCTCTCTTTTGATGACATTGCCGACTTCTTCTCTCTTCCCCTTGACGACGCCGCTTCCACTCttg GCATTTGCACCTCTGATCTCAAGAAAATCTGCCGTGAAAATGGTCTCGACAGATGGCCTCACCGCAAG TTTTTAGCTGGAAAAAGCGTCGAAGAAATCAAGAGGCATGCAGCTAGAGAAAGAAGGGAATTCGCTGAGCTTTCAAAGGCTCATCGGCAGAG TCACATTGCTGTCGAGTGCAACTCAACCACTATGTGTTGGAACTGTAAGGAGCCAGGGCATCTTGCTGGACAATTCCCCTATGAGCCTGTTTGCAATATGTGTGGTAAGATGGGTCACTTAGCTCAAGATTGCCTAAATCCCAGACTTCCGGCTCATGATGCAAGACTCTGCAACAACTGCAACAAGGCAGGTCACTTTGCCGCCGACTGTACGAATGAGAAGGCTTGCAATAACTGTCATAAAATTGGTCACCTTGGTCATGACTGCCATAACAAGCCAGTTTGCAATATCTGCAATATATCAGGTCATGTAGCCAGACAATGTGCCAAGTCGAAACTATCATCAGTCATAGGAGGCCACTTCCGGGACATTGTTTGCCGCAACTGTGGCCAGCCAGGCCATATTAGCCAGGACTGCGTTTCCATCGTCATATGCAGTAACTGTGGTGGAAGGGGTCACCTTCATTACGAGTGCCCTTCAGCAAGGATGTATGACCGCAGTGGCGTACGTAGGTATTAA
- the LOC128033830 gene encoding uncharacterized protein LOC128033830, whose protein sequence is MHPGDNKMYHDLCELYWWPSLKREVTDFVARCLTCQQVKAEHQLPSGLLQPAKIPLWKWERTNYTLQKLAKLDISEIVRLHGKLHEALGLRLDFSTAFHPQTDSQFEKVRLIRDHLKAAFDRQKSYADLKRRDIEYSMGDFMFLKGFSWKKVLTFGLKGKLSPRFIGSYQILKLVGSDVYQLELPLELDRIHDVSYASMLRRYRSDPSHVVSVEEIEIRSDLTFEEELVQILDHDIKVPRRNSIPLVKVLWWNHGTEKATWEPEDSMRQQYPYLF, encoded by the exons atgcatcctggtgATAATAAGATGTATCACGATCTTTGTGAGTTGTACTGGTGGCCGAGTTTGAAGCGTGAGGTTACAGATTTTGTTGCTCGATGTCTGACgtgccagcaagttaaggctgaaCACCAATTGCCTTCGGGTTTGTTACAACCCGCTAAGATTCCTTTATGGAAGTGGGAACGG ACAAACTACACTTTGCAAAAGCTAGCGAAGCTTGATATCTCTGAGATTGTAAGATTGCATGGG aaattgcacGAGGCTCTGGGTTTgagattggacttcagtactgcgttccatcctcagactgatAGTCAATTTGAGAAG GTTAGATTGATTCGAGATCATCTGAAGGCGGCTTTTGATAGACAGAAGTCCTATGCAGATCTGAAGAGGAGAGATATTGAGTACTCTATGGGTGACTTCATGTTTCTTAAGGGTTTTTCATGGAAAAAAGTTCTGACATTCGGTCTTAAAGGCAAGTTAagccctaggtttattgggTCGTATCAGATTTTGAAGCTTGTGGGATCAGACGTTTATCAGTtagagttacctctagagttggACCGTATCCATGATGTGTCTTATGCCTCGATGTTGAGGCGGTATCGGTCTGATCCATCTCACGTTGTTTCTGTTGAAGAGATCGAGATTAGATCGGATTTGACTTTTGAGGAGGAGCTAGTTCAGATTTTGGATCATGATATTAAGGTTCCGAGGAGGAATTCTATCCCGTTAGTAAAGGTACTGTGGTGGAATCATGGCACTGAaaaagccacgtgggaacctgaggactcGATGCGTCAGCAGTATCCTTATCTGTTCTaa